In the Gemmatimonadota bacterium genome, one interval contains:
- a CDS encoding peptidoglycan DD-metalloendopeptidase family protein, whose protein sequence is MTPERRDGASRRPTWGRSPVVAALALAMLALVPSVGRAQNAEQRLRQQREELESIRRERSELQSRLQELQGRAHDLADEAQNLHRQAETTARLVRSLDAQLITINADVDSTTVSLQRAEGEVQSRRGTLKRRVVDIYKRGPMYTTEALLSARTFGELVGRYKYLHELALHDRSVVHRVEVLYREIEGQRALLLKLQEELQRNREEKLLEEQRLRSLEGVRTRNLAQVKESQQQIQDRLARIQRDEQRLSQLLASLEETRKRNESRPNAPAPTTSTLKTADFGKLDWPVDGDIIYRFGRVINPNNTAIRWNGIGIRATQGAAVKSIASGEVMVADPIGTYGLTVIVQHGGGDYSVYGSLSRADVRKGDKIGKGQVIGAVGRADPDMDAHLHLEIRPKGRATDPLAWLALRAGSR, encoded by the coding sequence GTGACGCCCGAGCGCCGCGACGGCGCGTCGCGCCGGCCCACGTGGGGACGCTCGCCCGTAGTGGCGGCGCTGGCGCTGGCGATGCTCGCGCTCGTCCCCTCGGTCGGTCGTGCGCAGAACGCCGAGCAGCGGCTCCGGCAGCAGCGCGAGGAGCTGGAGTCGATTCGGCGCGAGCGCTCGGAGCTGCAATCGCGGCTGCAGGAGTTGCAGGGGCGCGCACACGACCTCGCCGACGAGGCGCAGAACCTCCACCGGCAGGCCGAGACGACGGCGCGCCTGGTGCGCTCGCTCGACGCGCAGCTGATCACCATCAATGCCGACGTCGACTCGACGACGGTCTCGCTTCAGCGGGCCGAGGGCGAGGTGCAGTCGCGCCGCGGGACGCTCAAGCGTCGCGTGGTCGACATCTACAAGCGCGGCCCGATGTACACCACCGAGGCGCTGCTCTCCGCCCGGACCTTCGGCGAACTGGTCGGACGCTACAAGTACCTGCACGAACTGGCACTGCACGACCGCTCGGTCGTGCATCGCGTGGAGGTGCTCTATCGCGAAATCGAGGGGCAGCGCGCCCTCCTGCTGAAGCTGCAGGAGGAGCTGCAACGCAATCGCGAGGAGAAGCTGCTCGAGGAGCAACGCCTGCGATCGCTCGAGGGGGTGCGCACGCGCAACCTCGCGCAGGTGAAGGAATCGCAGCAACAGATCCAGGACCGGCTGGCGCGCATCCAGCGCGACGAGCAGCGGCTGTCGCAGCTGCTCGCCTCGCTCGAGGAGACGCGCAAGCGCAACGAGTCGCGGCCCAACGCGCCGGCACCGACCACGAGCACGCTCAAGACGGCTGACTTCGGGAAGCTCGATTGGCCGGTGGACGGGGACATCATCTATCGGTTCGGCCGCGTGATCAACCCGAACAACACGGCGATCCGGTGGAACGGGATCGGGATCCGCGCCACCCAAGGGGCCGCGGTGAAGTCGATCGCGTCGGGCGAGGTGATGGTCGCCGATCCCATCGGCACGTACGGGCTCACGGTGATCGTGCAGCACGGCGGCGGCGACTACTCGGTGTATGGCTCGCTGTCGCGCGCCGACGTGCGCAAGGGAGACAAGATCGGCAAGGGACAGGTGATCGGCGCCGTGGGGCGTGCAGACCCCGACATGGACGCGCACCTGCACCTGGAGATTCGCCCCAAGGGGCGCGCGACCGATCCGCTGGCCTGGTTGGCGCTGCGAGCGGGGAGCCGGTAG
- the ftsE gene encoding cell division ATP-binding protein FtsE, which produces MIRFASVTKEYPRTGVALNDVSFAVNKGEFIFLTGPSGAGKSTILKLIYFDELPTKGDVWVSGTRSKGVTRKEISLLRRKLGVVFQDFRLLEDRTVEQNVSFALDVIGTPHEKIHPKVSRLLTQVGLSSKSTNYPRELSGGEQQRVAIARALANDPFVLVADEPTGNLDERATRGVFQLLRDINAAGTAVVMATHNLELVKRADLRVLEINRGAVVFDSADEKRRAPELTP; this is translated from the coding sequence GTGATCCGATTCGCCTCCGTCACCAAAGAGTATCCGCGTACCGGCGTCGCCCTAAACGACGTCTCGTTTGCCGTGAACAAGGGAGAGTTCATCTTCCTCACGGGACCGAGCGGCGCCGGGAAGAGCACGATCCTCAAGCTCATCTACTTCGACGAACTCCCGACCAAGGGTGACGTCTGGGTGAGCGGGACGCGCTCGAAGGGGGTGACGCGCAAGGAGATCTCGCTCCTGCGCCGAAAGCTGGGCGTCGTCTTCCAGGACTTTCGCCTGCTGGAGGATCGCACCGTCGAGCAAAACGTGTCGTTCGCGCTCGACGTCATCGGGACGCCGCACGAGAAGATCCACCCCAAGGTGAGCCGCCTGCTCACGCAGGTTGGGCTCTCGTCCAAGTCGACCAACTATCCGCGCGAATTGAGCGGGGGCGAGCAGCAGCGCGTGGCCATCGCCCGCGCGCTGGCGAACGACCCCTTCGTCCTCGTGGCCGACGAACCGACCGGGAACCTGGACGAACGCGCGACGCGCGGCGTCTTCCAGCTCCTGCGCGACATCAACGCCGCCGGCACGGCGGTGGTCATGGCGACGCACAACCTCGAACTGGTCAAGCGCGCCGACCTCCGCGTGCTGGAGATCAACCGTGGGGCGGTGGTCTTCGACAGCGCCGACGAAAAGCGGCGCGCGCCGGAGCTGACGCCGTGA
- a CDS encoding zinc ABC transporter substrate-binding protein, giving the protein MTHSPRPSIPRGAIGRRAAVLLAAVVSLAGTRPAAAQLRVVTSTTDLYDIARAVGGDRIVATHIGEGYQDPHFIEAKPSFVLQLQKADVWAFVGLDLEIGWMSLLLDGARNPRIRLGGSGYLDVSRAIPVLDQARGTVDRSQGDVHPQGNPHYWLDPENGRKIAALFRGTFSALAPKDAATFQSNEKAFDDKLNAAERDWAGDLASLKGKPIVAWHTSWRYFAEYTGVDIVGFMEPKPGVPPSPSHLAGLIQTMKQRGARVIIMEPFYDRKTADFVASKVGGTVLILPPSVGGVKGLDDYVAVMRHNIQQLAAAVR; this is encoded by the coding sequence GTGACTCATTCTCCACGTCCGTCGATCCCGCGCGGTGCCATCGGGCGCCGAGCTGCCGTGTTGCTGGCCGCTGTTGTCTCACTCGCCGGCACACGCCCGGCCGCGGCGCAGCTGCGCGTCGTCACGAGCACGACGGACCTCTACGACATTGCCCGGGCGGTCGGCGGCGACCGCATCGTCGCCACGCACATCGGCGAGGGCTATCAGGATCCGCACTTCATCGAGGCCAAGCCATCGTTTGTCCTCCAACTGCAGAAAGCCGACGTGTGGGCCTTCGTGGGGCTCGACCTCGAGATCGGGTGGATGTCGTTGCTGCTGGACGGCGCGCGGAACCCGAGGATCCGCCTGGGGGGGAGCGGATACCTCGACGTCTCGCGGGCGATCCCGGTGCTCGACCAGGCGCGCGGCACGGTGGACCGCTCGCAAGGGGACGTGCATCCGCAGGGGAATCCGCACTACTGGCTCGACCCCGAGAACGGCCGCAAGATCGCGGCGTTGTTCCGCGGGACGTTCAGTGCGCTCGCTCCCAAGGATGCGGCGACCTTCCAGTCGAATGAGAAGGCCTTCGATGACAAACTGAACGCCGCCGAGCGGGACTGGGCGGGAGACCTCGCCTCGCTCAAGGGCAAGCCCATCGTCGCCTGGCATACGAGCTGGCGCTACTTCGCCGAGTATACGGGGGTGGACATCGTCGGCTTCATGGAGCCCAAGCCGGGCGTCCCGCCGTCGCCGTCGCACCTGGCGGGGCTCATCCAGACGATGAAGCAGCGCGGCGCACGCGTGATCATCATGGAACCCTTCTACGACCGGAAGACCGCGGACTTCGTGGCGAGCAAGGTCGGAGGGACGGTGCTCATCCTGCCGCCGTCAGTGGGCGGGGTGAAGGGGCTGGACGACTACGTGGCCGTGATGC
- a CDS encoding TonB-dependent receptor, which yields MPISTAVCGARIPTLVAIIAGTLLTVAAAPRRVDALSPAPHRFTSFAASAAAAPGIVGTVKDSTGRPLANAQVVVSVVNRALQTDANGAFAVRGLAPGVYHVDVSLIGFAPQHAVVTVPESGADVVLNLVLRASPLRLTGVLVSAAPTGTDALGVTQAAVELSGKGLALNLGSSVAQTLANEPGMAMRYNGPMANVPVIRGLTGDRILVLQDGERTGDLSSASADHALSIDPFSADRIEVIRGPASLLYGNNALGGVVNVISNDIPTDVPTRPTFFLGGQGESVTPGGVIGGGGTIPLGSKVALTARGTWLSTDDLRVGGRGTLANTDASTNGGSIGVGYSGDRVQVGAAFRATSFEFGVPFPTDGEAIRLDGLRTQGAMRATVNTGAGLIPTVRVDGTVQRYEHDEIEPDGAVGTSFLLNTQTVNVMARTQGKRLTGTIGLQGYFRDYKPTGEEAFTPGATNRNVGLLLFQELPLRRAVRTDARVPKLQLGARYDWFTLQTKADAGRFGPAESRDFNSASASLGLSLPVGQAANFSVNAQRAFRAPTVEEVFADGYHVAVGTYDVGNRDLTAEVSTGIEGILRTQSTKGFAQVSAYVNAIGDYVAPRAVGTVDVEGEDGPVEVPLVNFVQQDARIFGLEAQGEAEVARHWVLGTSADWVRGRFTDDSNLPYIPAGRLAATLRWDNGRFSLGGGVRQVFRQQKVSGDALDVATDSYTLANLSIGFTILGGATVQNIVLRADNLFDTMYYDATSRIKSFAPNPGRNLALVYKILF from the coding sequence ATGCCTATTTCCACCGCCGTTTGCGGCGCCAGGATTCCGACGCTCGTCGCGATCATCGCGGGGACGCTCTTGACGGTCGCGGCTGCGCCACGCCGCGTCGACGCCCTCTCGCCTGCGCCACACCGCTTCACCTCGTTCGCCGCGTCAGCCGCTGCTGCGCCCGGCATCGTCGGCACGGTCAAGGATTCCACGGGCCGTCCCCTCGCCAACGCACAGGTCGTGGTGAGCGTGGTCAATCGCGCCCTCCAGACCGACGCCAACGGCGCCTTCGCCGTGCGTGGCCTCGCGCCGGGCGTCTATCACGTCGACGTCTCGCTCATCGGCTTCGCCCCGCAACATGCGGTGGTGACCGTCCCCGAATCCGGAGCCGACGTCGTGCTCAACCTCGTGCTGCGCGCCTCACCGTTGCGCCTGACCGGCGTCCTGGTGAGCGCCGCCCCCACCGGGACCGATGCGCTCGGGGTCACGCAGGCCGCCGTCGAACTGTCGGGGAAGGGGCTCGCCCTCAACCTCGGCAGCTCCGTCGCCCAGACGCTCGCCAACGAGCCGGGGATGGCGATGCGCTACAACGGGCCGATGGCCAACGTCCCGGTCATCCGTGGCCTCACCGGCGACCGCATCCTCGTCCTCCAGGACGGCGAACGCACGGGCGACCTCTCGTCCGCATCGGCCGATCACGCGCTCTCGATCGATCCGTTCAGCGCCGATCGCATCGAGGTCATTCGCGGCCCCGCGTCGCTCCTGTACGGCAACAACGCCTTGGGTGGCGTAGTCAACGTCATTTCCAACGACATCCCCACCGACGTGCCGACGCGCCCTACCTTCTTCCTTGGCGGTCAGGGGGAATCGGTGACGCCGGGCGGTGTGATCGGCGGCGGCGGAACCATTCCGCTCGGGTCGAAGGTCGCGCTCACCGCGCGTGGCACCTGGCTGAGCACGGACGACCTCCGCGTGGGCGGACGCGGGACGCTCGCCAACACCGATGCCTCGACCAACGGTGGTTCGATCGGTGTGGGCTACTCGGGCGATCGGGTGCAGGTCGGCGCGGCGTTCCGCGCCACCTCGTTCGAGTTCGGGGTCCCGTTTCCCACGGACGGCGAGGCGATCCGCCTCGACGGGCTCCGCACGCAGGGGGCGATGCGCGCCACGGTCAACACCGGCGCTGGGCTCATCCCCACGGTGCGCGTGGACGGTACCGTGCAGCGCTACGAGCATGACGAGATCGAACCCGACGGTGCCGTGGGGACCAGCTTCCTCCTCAACACGCAGACCGTCAACGTGATGGCCCGCACGCAGGGGAAGCGCCTGACGGGGACGATCGGCCTGCAGGGCTACTTCCGTGACTACAAGCCGACGGGCGAGGAGGCCTTCACCCCCGGGGCGACCAATCGCAACGTGGGGCTCCTCCTCTTCCAGGAACTCCCGCTGCGCCGCGCGGTGCGCACCGATGCCCGCGTGCCCAAGTTGCAGCTGGGGGCGCGCTACGACTGGTTCACGCTGCAGACCAAGGCCGATGCCGGTCGGTTCGGCCCCGCCGAGTCGCGCGACTTCAACAGCGCGTCGGCATCGTTAGGCCTGAGCCTCCCGGTCGGGCAGGCCGCCAACTTCAGCGTCAACGCGCAACGCGCCTTCCGCGCCCCGACGGTCGAGGAGGTCTTCGCCGATGGCTATCACGTGGCCGTCGGCACGTACGACGTCGGCAACCGCGACCTCACCGCCGAGGTGAGCACGGGGATCGAGGGGATCCTGCGCACGCAGTCGACCAAGGGCTTCGCGCAGGTGAGCGCGTACGTCAACGCCATCGGCGACTACGTGGCCCCGCGCGCCGTGGGGACGGTCGACGTGGAAGGCGAGGACGGGCCGGTGGAGGTGCCGCTCGTCAACTTCGTGCAGCAGGACGCCCGGATCTTCGGCCTCGAGGCGCAGGGTGAGGCCGAGGTGGCCCGGCACTGGGTCCTGGGGACGAGCGCCGACTGGGTGCGCGGGCGCTTCACCGACGACTCCAACCTCCCCTACATCCCGGCCGGACGTCTCGCCGCCACGCTGCGCTGGGACAACGGGCGCTTCTCGTTAGGTGGCGGGGTGCGCCAGGTCTTCAGGCAGCAGAAGGTCTCGGGCGACGCCCTCGACGTGGCGACCGACTCGTACACGCTCGCCAACCTCTCGATCGGCTTCACCATCCTCGGCGGAGCCACGGTGCAGAACATCGTCCTCCGCGCCGACAACCTGTTCGACACCATGTACTACGACGCGACCAGCCGCATCAAGAGCTTCGCCCCCAACCCCGGTCGCAATCTCGCCCTCGTGTACAAGATTCTCTTCTAG
- a CDS encoding deoxyribonuclease IV, with the protein MPRQPPVSRLPSPASNTGPLGAHVSTAGGLTSCVPRAKAIGATAMQIFTKQANQWKEPGVTPDDRTTFLETLAATEVVVSNAHDSYLINLGSPDPVLWHRSLISFISELRRCELLQLTYLVSHPGNFMDDRASGIARNAEAISIALAVVPGRTTLLMETTAGSGTAIGANFEEMAFLLESIDPAVRHRVGVCVDTAHVFAAGYDLVNAYDDVWARFGDTIGFARLGMMHLNDSKAPFGSRKDRHELIGEGAIGEGAFRRIMTDERLRGVAKVIETPKGDEPEVMDTKMLNRLRSYAV; encoded by the coding sequence ATGCCCAGGCAACCTCCCGTCTCCCGTCTCCCGTCTCCCGCCTCCAACACCGGCCCGTTAGGCGCGCACGTCTCCACGGCCGGTGGCCTGACGTCGTGCGTCCCGCGCGCCAAGGCGATCGGGGCGACGGCGATGCAGATCTTCACCAAGCAGGCCAACCAGTGGAAGGAGCCCGGCGTGACGCCGGACGATCGCACCACCTTCCTGGAGACGCTGGCCGCGACCGAGGTCGTGGTCTCCAACGCCCACGACTCGTACCTCATCAACCTCGGCTCCCCCGATCCGGTGCTCTGGCACCGGTCGCTCATCTCGTTCATCTCGGAGCTGCGGCGCTGCGAGCTGTTGCAGCTGACGTACCTCGTCTCGCATCCGGGCAACTTCATGGACGACCGCGCCAGCGGGATCGCCCGCAACGCCGAGGCGATCAGCATCGCGCTGGCGGTGGTGCCGGGGCGGACGACGCTGCTCATGGAGACGACCGCGGGGAGCGGGACGGCGATCGGCGCGAACTTCGAGGAGATGGCGTTCCTGCTCGAGTCGATCGATCCCGCGGTGCGCCATCGCGTGGGGGTCTGCGTCGACACCGCGCACGTGTTCGCCGCCGGCTACGACCTCGTCAACGCCTACGACGACGTCTGGGCGCGCTTTGGCGACACGATAGGCTTTGCGCGGTTAGGGATGATGCACCTCAACGACTCCAAGGCCCCCTTCGGCTCCCGCAAGGACCGTCACGAGCTGATCGGCGAAGGGGCGATCGGCGAGGGGGCATTCCGCCGCATCATGACCGACGAGCGGCTGCGCGGCGTGGCGAAGGTGATCGAGACGCCCAAGGGGGACGAGCCGGAAGTGATGGACACGAAGATGCTGAACCGGCTCAGGTCGTATGCGGTTTGA
- a CDS encoding ABC transporter permease, whose product MKLAVREALLGFKRAPVLSVLSITTIAFSLFAFGLFSLVALNIRNTLRSVESRVEIRAFIADSTSPESIALAMGDVGAYKEVARVEYVSPEQALERARKELGEFKDVFEAGFLPASIDIRLRDGYRDPATVKQIAERVKQLAMVEDVRFGEEWVQKLYSIRNVATAAGIILGLAFAAVSIIVIGATIRMAVMARSREISIMRLVGATDGFIQRPFLIEGFVKGVLGGAMALLLTWLAATLISRYFIRTEFFDLRLAMLGLLGGAVIGVVGSAVSVGRQIRRVL is encoded by the coding sequence ATGAAGCTCGCCGTCCGCGAGGCGCTGCTGGGGTTCAAGCGTGCGCCGGTGCTGAGCGTCCTGAGCATCACGACGATCGCGTTCTCGCTGTTCGCGTTCGGGCTCTTCTCGCTCGTGGCGCTCAACATCCGGAACACGCTGCGCTCGGTCGAATCGCGCGTGGAGATCCGCGCCTTCATCGCCGACTCGACCTCCCCGGAGTCGATCGCGCTGGCGATGGGCGACGTGGGGGCCTACAAGGAAGTCGCCCGGGTGGAGTACGTGAGCCCGGAGCAGGCGCTGGAACGTGCCCGCAAGGAGCTGGGGGAGTTCAAGGACGTCTTCGAGGCGGGGTTCCTTCCGGCCTCGATCGACATCCGACTGCGCGACGGCTATCGCGATCCCGCCACGGTCAAGCAGATCGCTGAGCGCGTGAAGCAGCTAGCGATGGTGGAGGACGTGCGCTTCGGCGAGGAGTGGGTGCAGAAGCTGTACAGCATCCGGAACGTCGCCACGGCGGCGGGGATCATCCTGGGCCTGGCGTTCGCCGCGGTCTCGATCATCGTGATCGGGGCGACGATCCGCATGGCGGTGATGGCGCGCAGCCGGGAGATCTCGATCATGCGCCTGGTGGGGGCGACCGACGGCTTCATCCAGCGCCCGTTCCTCATCGAGGGGTTCGTGAAGGGGGTCCTGGGCGGGGCGATGGCGCTGCTGCTGACCTGGCTCGCGGCGACGCTCATCTCCCGCTACTTCATCCGCACCGAGTTCTTCGACCTGCGCCTCGCCATGCTCGGCTTGTTAGGCGGGGCGGTCATCGGCGTGGTGGGGAGCGCCGTCTCGGTCGGGCGCCAGATCCGCCGGGTGCTGTGA